The following proteins are encoded in a genomic region of Sorangiineae bacterium MSr12523:
- a CDS encoding pyrroloquinoline quinone-dependent dehydrogenase: MTIRIFPYAGFVGLAWLIAAGWSCKDPFDEAATEWPAYGRDPGGARHSPLAQITRDNVARLGVAWTYRTGDMPNAGESKANTFQATPIYLDGTLYVSSGYNRVFALDPDTGVPRWIFDPKVDTNVPGRYLVSRGISAWRDDGGAVCARRLFVTTTDARLMAIDAATGQLCPGFGTGGTVDLNEGIPDASPGIYSVSSPPAVVGDVVVVGSAVADNVGVDVSPGTVRGFDARTGRLIWAWDPIPRSPADPGYEAWAPEDAARTRAANVWSVMTADPQRDLVFLPTSSPSPDFYGGMRKGPGPHANSVVALRASTGKLVWAFQAIHHDLWDYDVPASPALVRIQRDGQSIDAVTVATKAGNLFFLDRDTGKPLWPVEERPVPPSDVPGEEAHPTQPFSQVTPNLVGDTTLRPEDAWGVTDAEREDCRAMIAGARSEGIFTPPSLHGSIEYPGSLGGINWGGVAVDAGRALLFASVNRFGNVVRLIPRSEPDTPLPGEVIQGQLGTPYKVGRRLLSHPTTRRPCTKPPWGKLVAVDLTTGGIRWEIPVGRFPGTEQLPGSEAWGSFTLGGPIVTDGGLAFLGATQDDAIRAFDTDTGHELWKHALPAGGQATPMTYRSPKGRQFVVIAAGGSIGLGRPAGDHLVAFALP, translated from the coding sequence ATGACAATACGAATTTTTCCCTATGCTGGTTTCGTGGGTCTGGCTTGGCTCATCGCCGCAGGTTGGAGTTGCAAAGACCCATTCGACGAGGCAGCGACCGAGTGGCCTGCGTATGGCCGAGATCCCGGCGGTGCACGGCATTCGCCGCTTGCGCAAATCACGCGGGACAACGTGGCACGGCTCGGCGTCGCCTGGACGTATCGCACCGGCGATATGCCGAACGCCGGCGAATCCAAAGCAAATACGTTTCAAGCGACTCCCATTTATCTGGATGGTACGCTGTACGTCAGCAGCGGCTACAATCGCGTGTTCGCGCTCGACCCGGATACAGGAGTACCACGATGGATCTTCGATCCGAAGGTCGATACCAACGTCCCGGGTCGCTACCTCGTCTCGCGCGGGATCAGCGCCTGGCGCGACGATGGCGGAGCCGTATGCGCGCGGCGTCTCTTCGTGACCACCACGGATGCGCGGCTGATGGCCATCGACGCGGCAACCGGCCAGCTCTGCCCAGGCTTCGGCACGGGTGGGACCGTGGATCTGAACGAAGGGATCCCTGACGCGTCGCCCGGTATTTACAGCGTGTCGTCGCCCCCCGCGGTGGTCGGCGATGTCGTCGTCGTGGGATCCGCCGTGGCCGACAACGTGGGGGTCGACGTGTCCCCGGGCACCGTTCGCGGCTTCGATGCACGAACGGGAAGGCTGATCTGGGCGTGGGATCCGATTCCGCGCAGCCCCGCCGATCCCGGGTACGAGGCCTGGGCTCCGGAAGATGCCGCACGCACCCGGGCGGCCAACGTTTGGAGCGTGATGACGGCGGACCCCCAACGCGATCTCGTGTTTTTGCCCACGAGCTCCCCTTCCCCCGATTTTTACGGTGGCATGCGCAAGGGCCCGGGACCGCACGCGAATTCGGTGGTGGCGCTGCGCGCATCGACGGGAAAGCTGGTGTGGGCCTTCCAGGCCATTCATCACGATTTGTGGGATTACGATGTACCGGCATCGCCCGCGCTCGTGCGCATCCAGCGTGACGGCCAATCGATCGACGCTGTGACCGTGGCCACCAAGGCGGGAAATCTGTTCTTTCTCGACCGCGATACGGGCAAACCCCTCTGGCCGGTGGAGGAGCGGCCCGTGCCCCCGAGTGACGTTCCCGGCGAAGAAGCCCATCCGACGCAGCCCTTTTCGCAGGTGACGCCGAATCTCGTTGGGGATACCACACTTCGCCCGGAGGACGCATGGGGCGTCACGGATGCCGAACGCGAAGATTGCCGCGCGATGATCGCGGGTGCGCGGTCGGAGGGCATCTTCACACCGCCGAGTTTGCACGGATCCATCGAATATCCGGGCTCGCTGGGCGGCATCAACTGGGGAGGCGTTGCCGTCGACGCAGGGCGCGCCTTGCTCTTTGCGAGCGTCAACCGCTTCGGCAACGTCGTAAGGCTGATCCCGCGCTCGGAGCCGGATACTCCGCTGCCGGGCGAGGTCATCCAAGGGCAGCTCGGGACCCCTTACAAAGTGGGGCGGCGCTTGCTGTCGCACCCCACGACGCGACGGCCGTGCACCAAGCCGCCGTGGGGAAAATTGGTCGCCGTCGATCTCACGACGGGCGGCATCCGATGGGAAATCCCCGTCGGGCGATTCCCGGGCACCGAGCAGCTGCCCGGCTCCGAGGCATGGGGTTCCTTTACCTTGGGCGGCCCCATCGTCACCGACGGCGGCCTCGCCTTCCTCGGCGCTACGCAAGACGATGCCATCCGTGCCTTCGACACCGACACCGGCCACGAACTGTGGAAGCACGCATTGCCGGCCGGTGGACAAGCC
- a CDS encoding methyltransferase domain-containing protein has translation MDEMNQRQIDDWNGARGARWLAHHEWLDRSFTAFGEAAFSAANLRPGEVVLDVGCGPGATTREIVRRVLPGGRGVGVDVSGPLIARARELAQGTNVAFELADASRHGFAPESFDVLFSRFGVMFFDDPEGAFAHLRTALRPNGRLAFVCWRGAMENDWFRVPYRALQAVLPNMPPVDPLVPGPFAFGDQQRIERVLRQAGFTNMAIAPFDAPLYVAADADESLDQTLRVGPFASMLAEQPEDVRRRGLTSIRTALAERATDQGVSLSGAAWIVTASA, from the coding sequence ATGGACGAAATGAATCAACGGCAGATCGACGATTGGAACGGCGCGCGAGGGGCTCGGTGGCTCGCGCACCACGAATGGCTCGATCGAAGTTTCACCGCGTTTGGCGAGGCCGCTTTCAGCGCGGCGAATCTGCGCCCGGGCGAAGTCGTGCTCGACGTGGGCTGCGGCCCGGGCGCTACGACACGCGAGATCGTGCGTCGGGTGCTCCCCGGCGGACGCGGGGTCGGGGTCGACGTTTCGGGCCCGCTGATCGCACGGGCCCGCGAGCTCGCACAAGGCACGAATGTCGCCTTCGAGTTGGCCGACGCCAGCCGCCATGGTTTCGCCCCCGAGAGCTTCGACGTTCTGTTCTCCCGATTCGGCGTCATGTTCTTCGACGACCCCGAGGGAGCGTTCGCGCATCTTCGCACGGCGCTGCGACCCAACGGTCGCCTCGCGTTCGTTTGCTGGCGAGGCGCGATGGAAAACGATTGGTTCCGCGTTCCATATCGCGCTTTGCAGGCGGTGCTCCCGAATATGCCGCCCGTGGATCCGCTCGTGCCAGGGCCATTTGCGTTTGGCGACCAACAGCGCATTGAACGTGTCTTGCGCCAGGCGGGATTCACCAACATGGCGATCGCGCCCTTCGATGCACCGTTGTACGTCGCGGCCGATGCCGACGAATCGTTGGACCAAACGCTGCGCGTCGGCCCATTTGCGAGCATGTTGGCGGAGCAACCGGAGGATGTGCGTCGACGGGGCCTCACCTCGATCCGTACGGCATTGGCAGAGCGGGCCACCGATCAGGGCGTCTCACTTTCCGGCGCCGCATGGATCGTGACGGCTTCTGCGTGA